In the genome of Desulfovibrio desulfuricans, the window GGCGGTTTCACTGGCCGTCAGCGGCGGAGAAGTGTCTTCTTCCGGCACAGACATCGACAATCCCCCTCCGGAGTCGCCACCCTGCCGCGAGGCGCAGCCCCCGGCAAGCAGCAGACAGCAGACAACAGCCAGAAAAAACAGTCTTGCCATTGCCGATCCGTTCCTGTTCGATGCTGCAACCATTGTTCCCTCCCCTTTTGCCGCCCCCGGCTTGCCATCTGCCGGGAAGATGCGTACACAGCCGCCAAGGGCTGTCTGTTCCTTCCCCGTGCGCGATGCCACGGCATGGACTGCCAAAAGCCCACACACGTGCGCAACCGCGCAGCATATCGCATAAATATTTCTAGCGGGTTCTTGCCCGCACAATCCTCTCCAATCACTCAGGCCGCACGGCGGCCAATGCACACAGCCCGGAGGCGCATATGCATAATGAAACTGAACAAGCCCCGCTGCTGCCGGGCCTCAAGCCCGTGCTGGAACTGCTTGCCAGCGAACCCCAGCGCATCGACTGCGTCTTCTGCAAAAAAGGCCTGCGTGGCCCCGATGCGCAGGAGGTGCTGAACCTCTGCCGTCAGCACAACGTGCGCTTCAGCCTGGTAGACCCGGTGGCCCTTGACCGTCTGTGCCGTGGCGCTGGCGGTCAAACTGCCCAGGGGCGTCAAGGCCGTGACGGTGTTTCCCATCAGGGCGTTGTGGCCCGTCTGGCCGCCACCGGCTTTACCGAACTTGCCGATCTGCTGGCTGCTGCTGCCGATGCCCCCCTGCCCCTCATCGTTGCCCTTGACCAGGTGCAAGACCCCGGCAACGTGGGCACAATCTGCCGCACCCTGTATGCTCTGGGCGGCGCGGGCATCATTTTGCCCCAGCACAACAGCGCCTACCTTGGCCCCGCAGCCCGCAGGGCCGCTGCGGGCGCACTGGAGAAGCTGCCCGTGACCCGCGTAACCAACCTGGGGCACGCCCTCGACAGCGCCGAAGAAGCTGGCCTGACCATTTACGGCGCGGGCGGTGAAGGCCCATCAAGCCTCAATGCCTTTGATGAACCCATGCAGTTGCCTGCCGTGCTGGTTCTGGGCAATGAGGACAAAGGCCTGCGGCCCGGCGTCGCCAAACGGTGCGCCCACATGCTGCGCATTCCGCTTGCCCGCACCTTTGACTCACTCAATGTGGCGCAAGCCGGTGCCGTACTGCTGGGCCTTGCCGCAGCACACAGGGCAAAAGATTCTGCATCGTAGGGCAATTTCTGCTCAGCAAATCCCAAAGCAAAAAGCACGCCAACATAACTGGCCCTTTTTGCGCAGTTCAGACAAGCTCTTGACAGCATAAAAAAGGAAGTGCGGCCGCACTTCCTTTTTTATTGCAAACAAAATAACCCTAAACTTTCTCTAGATTTTTATTAGATAGATTTTATACATTACAGCAATCGCATTACAGACGCGAAATACAGTTATACTGCTACTGGCATCAGACTCAGAACATCTACAACAACATGATACCAGCCATTGTTGCACGCGCACCTGTGCCAGACAGGCAAGCAAAACCCCGCTGAACGCAAAAAACCCGCCCCAGGCCAGTGTAGCGCGCTGTTACGCGGCTGGCGGAGCGGGTTGTACGCGCCGATAAGGGCGACCCGTGAGGCAGTCTTTACCGGATATATGTAGGGATATTGATGAACACGTCACGGGTAAAGGTAATCATGCGCTCCATGAGCCAGGGCAGGGCCAGCAGCAGGGCCAGAAACATGCACACGATCTTGGGGATGAAAGTCAGGGTCATTTCCTGAATCTGGGTTGCCGCCTGAATAACGCTAACAACCACACCCACCCCAAGACCCACCCCAAGCATGGGCAAGGACATCATCAAGCAAAGTTCAATGGCCTGCCGGCCAAAACCGATGACGAAATCTGGGGACATGGGCGACTCCTGAAAATTGACGGTGTACGAATCTTTCCAACCCTTAGGCAAAAACCGGGCCAACGTTGTGCGCAACGCACCGGTCAGAGCAGGAAGCTGTTCACCAGCGAGCCGACCAGCAGATTCCAGCCGTCCACCATAACAAAGAGCAGCAGCTTGAAGGGCATGGACACCATCATGGGCGGCAGCATCATCATGCCCATGGCCAGCAGTACGCTGGAGATGACCATATC includes:
- a CDS encoding TrmH family RNA methyltransferase — protein: MHNETEQAPLLPGLKPVLELLASEPQRIDCVFCKKGLRGPDAQEVLNLCRQHNVRFSLVDPVALDRLCRGAGGQTAQGRQGRDGVSHQGVVARLAATGFTELADLLAAAADAPLPLIVALDQVQDPGNVGTICRTLYALGGAGIILPQHNSAYLGPAARRAAAGALEKLPVTRVTNLGHALDSAEEAGLTIYGAGGEGPSSLNAFDEPMQLPAVLVLGNEDKGLRPGVAKRCAHMLRIPLARTFDSLNVAQAGAVLLGLAAAHRAKDSAS
- the fliQ gene encoding flagellar biosynthesis protein FliQ — encoded protein: MSPDFVIGFGRQAIELCLMMSLPMLGVGLGVGVVVSVIQAATQIQEMTLTFIPKIVCMFLALLLALPWLMERMITFTRDVFINIPTYIR